A window of the Hordeum vulgare subsp. vulgare chromosome 5H, MorexV3_pseudomolecules_assembly, whole genome shotgun sequence genome harbors these coding sequences:
- the LOC123395326 gene encoding agmatine deiminase-like gives MPTQLRLLRRGYQAAAAAAAAASKAGPKRKVLEGTPAALGFRMPAEWEPHDQCWIGWPDAQGFWRDAAAPAQKAFTNVVDAISRFEPVTVCCNAGQYARVAHLMEHISNVRVVEMSTYSVWLRDLGPSFVVREGDTKSRREIAGVDWQYNAYGGYKDLFGLGDHQLNMRKGREEHITEDNLVARKVLELERIPRFETNFVLEGGSIHVDGEGTCITTEECLCHENRNPHMSKDEIENRLKTHLGVSKVIWLPKGLYGDEMINGHVDNICCFAGPSTVLLSWVDDKSDPQYEHSAAAFNVLSNSTDAKGRKLDIIKIHVPGPLYMTEEEAQPCLGLVAVGQQRLAGSYVNFYIANGGVVAPAFGDRWDEEARKVLEKVFPKHEVVMVEGGREIVLGGGNIHCVTQQQPAVCPHPSDADTM, from the exons ATGCCAACCCAGCTCCGGCTTCTCCGGCGAGGCTaccaagccgccgccgccgccgccgcggcggCGTCCAAGGCAGGGCCGAAGAGGAAGGTTCTTGAGGGGACCCCGGCGGCGCTCGGCTTCCGGATGCCGGCCGAGTGGGAGCCGCACGACCAATGCTGGATTGGGTGGCCG GATGCTCAAGGATTCTGGAGAGATGCGGCTGCCCCCGCTCAAAAAGCCTTTACAAACGTTGTAGATGCAATCTCAAGGTTTGAGCCAGTCACTGTATGCTGTAACGCTGGCCAG TACGCGAGGGTAGCCCATTTGATGGAACATATATCCAATGTTAGAGTGGTAGAGATGAGCACCTATAGTGTTTGGCTGCGCGATTTGGGCCCCAGT TTTGTTGTGCGTGAAGGCGACACGAAATCGAGGAGAGAAATTGCAGGGGTTGATTGGCAGTACAATGCATATGGAG GTTATAAGGATTTATTTGGGCTAGGAGATCATCAGCTCAATATGAGAAAAG GACGTGAAGAACATATAACTGAAGACAACCTTGTTGCCAGGAAG GTTCTGGAATTGGAGAGGATCCCTAGGTTTGAAACCAACTTTGTTCTTGAAGGTGGAAGCATTCATGTCGACGGAGAAG GAACCTGTATCACCACTGAGGAGTGTTTATGCCATGAGAACAGAAATCCCCACATGAGTAAGGATGAGATAGAGAACCGGCTGAAGACTCATCTTGGTGTGTCGAAGGTCATATGGCTACCCAAAGGGCTTTACG GGGATGAAATGATCAATGGGCATGTTGACAACATATGCTGCTTTGCTGGACCATCCACTGTTCTCTTATCATGGGTCGACGACAAATCTGATCCTCAGTATGAACATTCTGCTGCCGCATTCAACGTTCTGTCCAATAGCACTGATGCCAAGGGCCGGAAGTTAGATATTATCAAGATTCATGTCCCTGGACCACTGTACATGACAGAAGAAGAAGCACAACCATGTCTAGGCTTG GTGGCAGTTGGGCAGCAGAGGTTAGCTGGATCGTATGTGAATTTCTACATAGCCAATGGTGGGGTTGTAGCACCAGCCTTTGGTGACAGGTGGGATGAAGAAGCACGCAAAGTTTTGGAGAAAGTGTTTCCCAAACACGAG gtagtgatggtggaagggggGAGGGAGATTGTCCTCGGCGGAGGAAACATTCATTGCGTGACGCAGCAGCAACCTGCCGTTTGCCCtcatccctctgatgcagacaccATGTAG